The sequence GTAACTTTTTGCCATTTCCGGGATATTTTTGCGGGAAACTGCTTCGGCTTCGGCAAACTTTCCGCCGTTGATCAAAATGTTCGCCAGATAAAGTGTCTGTTTTGCTTTAGAATTCTCGATAAAGTTGATTTTTAACAGTTCTTCGGCTTCGGCGTGTTTGCCTTGTTTGCTGTAAATTATCGCCAATTCCATCGCGGAATGTGAGCGGAGCGGCGAGTTGATCTTAGTGCGGATTTGCAATGCTTTCTGAAGCAAGGGTTCGGCTTTATCCAACTGATTGGCAACGAGATAGCAGTAGCCGAGATTGTGATAAGCGTTGGAAAGTGATTGATTTTCAACCGCTTTGTAGAAATCTTTTCTAATTGTCAAGGCGGTCTCTAAACTTTGGGCGGCCTCGTCAAAACGGGCTTGCATAACCAAACTTCTGCCCAGACAAGAGTGAGCAGAAGCCAAATCTTGCGGGTTGTCGGACGCATTTCTTTCGGCAATCAAAAGTGCTTCACGACACAGATTTTCACTTTCTTTGAACTTTCCGCGAATTTCCAGAAGAAATGCCGCTGTGTCGGTCAGATATTCTTCCAAGCGACTATCGTCGGGCGGCAAAACGCGGCGGGCGATCGAAACGGCCTCCAGATAATTTCGCTCGATTTCGTCTTTCGGAACTTTCAAACTATCTTTTTGCAAGACGGCAAGTTGGTCGAGGCTGTCGGCTAATTCAATCGTTTCACCGCCGATCTTGCGGCGAATATTGACGGCTTCCTGCATAATTTGGGCGGCTTCATCGCTCTTTTTTGCCCAAAATGTGACGTTGCCGAGGAACTCCAAAGCGGCGAGTGTTTCCAGATTTTCATTGCCGTAAAGTTGACGATTCAGACGAACGGATTCTTCGGCGAGTTCTTCGGCTTTGTCAAAAACGCTGAGGGCTTGATACGACTGCGCCATTGTTAGAAGTAATTTGGCCTTGACTTCCGGCTGATCGTTCAATTCATTTTTCAGTCGGTTGTAGCCTTTGTCCAAAAGTTGGCGAGCGGTCAAGTCCGCACCATTCGTTTCATTCGGATTGGAACTTTTGAAAAGCTCAGTCATAAAGGCCGCGATCTTTTCAGCACGGATCTTTTCGATTTGAACTTGGTCGCGCTCTTTGGCAAGTTTGCGGGTTTGGATGGATTCGGTAATGCCGAAACCCGCCAAAAGCGTTACCAAAAAAACGACGGAGCCAAGCGCAACCTTTTGACGCTTGATGAATTTACCGACTCGATACGAAAAAGTATTCGGACGCGCCAGAACGGGCAAGCCGTCG is a genomic window of Chloracidobacterium sp. containing:
- a CDS encoding tetratricopeptide repeat protein codes for the protein MNLDQWFRVEELFNQVIEMPSAEREEFLATLDGGDEILVGKVKDLVCAEASHNGSFLEAVQNAAEEFLDAPELTEDPPQNIGVYKITRLLGKGGMGAVYLAVRNDEIKRRVAVKIIKRGMDTDDILRRFRNERQILAALEHANITKLIDGGTTDNGLPYLVMEYVDGLPLLEYCESQQLDAKQRLKLFQQICSAVSYAHRNLIVHRDLKPSNIIVTADGVPKLLDFGIAKILNRELSGHTLDPTLTAMRMMTPDYASPEQVRGEQITTASDIYSLGVLLYELLTGQRPYQTKNITQAEMFHAICDTEPPLPSSMITGALGISTNRNTSENRHAAIRNPQSLRGDIDNIVLMSLRKEASRRYASVDQFSEDIQRHLDGLPVLARPNTFSYRVGKFIKRQKVALGSVVFLVTLLAGFGITESIQTRKLAKERDQVQIEKIRAEKIAAFMTELFKSSNPNETNGADLTARQLLDKGYNRLKNELNDQPEVKAKLLLTMAQSYQALSVFDKAEELAEESVRLNRQLYGNENLETLAALEFLGNVTFWAKKSDEAAQIMQEAVNIRRKIGGETIELADSLDQLAVLQKDSLKVPKDEIERNYLEAVSIARRVLPPDDSRLEEYLTDTAAFLLEIRGKFKESENLCREALLIAERNASDNPQDLASAHSCLGRSLVMQARFDEAAQSLETALTIRKDFYKAVENQSLSNAYHNLGYCYLVANQLDKAEPLLQKALQIRTKINSPLRSHSAMELAIIYSKQGKHAEAEELLKINFIENSKAKQTLYLANILINGGKFAEAEAVSRKNIPEMAKSYGDDHYRYAENLFVLGKALQSQNKAADAAEFLRQSYEIFQKTYGETHPLTIEARNRLK